In the Kaistella sp. 97-N-M2 genome, one interval contains:
- a CDS encoding DinB family protein, with product MMETPVSTKLDIVIPAWRMHSQLFNNALEGISEEAALERLDNNTNHVVWMAGNLVSCRYWIANLVGIPEKDPNEDLFKEGRALDESLDYPTLADLKKNFAEISPKAYEKLLSVTDDNLDEEYSFGMNISFVPENVLNMIGMCIGREDYLLGQIGLMRRLLGLKGMSYDINESLKY from the coding sequence ATGATGGAAACACCCGTATCAACAAAGCTGGACATCGTCATTCCGGCCTGGCGCATGCATTCTCAGCTTTTCAATAATGCACTCGAGGGCATTTCGGAAGAAGCAGCCTTGGAGCGCCTCGACAACAATACCAATCACGTCGTCTGGATGGCGGGAAATTTGGTGAGCTGCCGCTACTGGATCGCGAACCTGGTGGGTATTCCGGAGAAAGATCCCAACGAAGACCTTTTTAAAGAAGGCAGGGCCCTGGACGAAAGCCTGGATTATCCAACCCTGGCCGACTTAAAGAAAAATTTTGCCGAAATATCGCCGAAAGCGTACGAAAAATTATTGTCGGTTACCGATGACAATCTGGACGAAGAATATTCCTTCGGCATGAACATTTCCTTTGTGCCGGAAAACGTTTTGAATATGATCGGAATGTGCATCGGCCGGGAAGATTATCTGCTCGGACAGATCGGTCTCATGCGAAGACTGTTGGGTTTGAAAGGGATGAGCTACGATATCAACGAAAGTTTAAAATATTGA
- a CDS encoding SRPBCC domain-containing protein — translation MKNLKTISFTTHIGTPREKIWDVLWDPNTYRKWTSVFMEGSHYTGDLKEGQTIRFLGNETDGMSALVEKSVENEQMVFLHQNEVKNGEVVESSWQGAREIYYLKEAGAGTELQIIIDITPDMEDYFQTTFPQALALIKQLSEITFKLK, via the coding sequence ATGAAAAATCTAAAAACAATTTCTTTCACCACGCACATCGGGACACCGCGGGAAAAAATCTGGGACGTTCTGTGGGATCCCAACACGTACCGGAAATGGACCAGTGTATTTATGGAAGGCAGCCATTACACAGGCGACTTGAAAGAGGGCCAGACCATCCGGTTTCTGGGGAACGAAACCGATGGCATGAGCGCGCTCGTCGAAAAGAGTGTCGAAAACGAGCAGATGGTATTTCTGCATCAGAACGAAGTCAAAAACGGCGAGGTTGTCGAGTCTTCCTGGCAGGGAGCGCGCGAAATCTATTATTTGAAAGAAGCCGGTGCCGGTACCGAACTGCAGATCATTATCGACATTACGCCCGATATGGAAGATTATTTCCAGACCACATTTCCGCAGGCGCTGGCCCTTATAAAGCAACTTTCAGAAATAACTTTTAAACTAAAATGA
- a CDS encoding SRPBCC family protein — translation MNNSVTLHRVFTASPEKVFRAFSEADAYCSWLPPYGFVCKVHDLDFRVGGTYKMSFTNFSTGNEQAFGGEFLEIEPNALIKNSDRFDDPNMPGEMITTIRLTKVSCGTDLYVVQEGIPAAIPVEMCYLGWQESLEKLKKLVEPEIPDA, via the coding sequence ATGAACAACTCCGTAACCTTACACCGCGTTTTCACCGCGTCGCCCGAGAAAGTGTTCCGCGCCTTCTCGGAGGCTGATGCGTACTGCTCCTGGCTGCCGCCCTATGGCTTTGTCTGCAAAGTGCACGACCTGGACTTTCGCGTCGGTGGCACCTACAAAATGTCTTTTACGAATTTTTCCACAGGCAACGAACAGGCTTTTGGCGGCGAATTTCTGGAAATCGAACCCAACGCACTGATTAAAAACAGCGACCGCTTCGACGACCCGAATATGCCCGGCGAGATGATAACCACCATCCGGCTGACAAAAGTCTCCTGCGGAACCGACCTCTACGTTGTGCAGGAAGGCATTCCCGCGGCGATTCCCGTAGAAATGTGTTATCTGGGCTGGCAGGAATCGCTGGAGAAACTGAAGAAACTTGTGGAGCCGGAAATACCTGATGCCTAA
- a CDS encoding DinB family protein: protein MENKRIAHLFEDLYDGAPWIDVTVVGTLCKLSAEQAAAKALPACNSIWEIVIHMIRWRENVLQRLQGKIITTPANNYIEPLADSSPEAWLQTVEAFQQTQTDWLRFLQTFDEDNFQSIYPPNGMTYYEHIQGLLQHDAYHLGQIVLLSKFVEPTP, encoded by the coding sequence ATGGAAAACAAAAGAATAGCGCATCTTTTTGAAGATCTTTATGACGGTGCGCCCTGGATTGATGTGACGGTCGTGGGCACGCTGTGTAAACTCTCCGCGGAACAGGCCGCTGCGAAAGCGCTTCCCGCTTGTAATTCCATCTGGGAAATAGTAATCCACATGATCAGGTGGCGCGAAAATGTGCTTCAAAGACTTCAGGGCAAAATAATCACCACGCCGGCAAATAATTACATCGAACCTCTTGCGGATTCTTCTCCGGAGGCCTGGCTCCAAACGGTGGAAGCTTTTCAGCAGACGCAGACGGACTGGCTCCGTTTCCTGCAAACCTTTGATGAGGATAATTTTCAGAGCATTTATCCGCCCAATGGCATGACGTATTACGAACATATTCAAGGCCTTCTTCAGCACGACGCTTACCATTTGGGTCAGATCGTTTTGCTTTCAAAATTCGTTGAACCGACACCTTAG